In the genome of Halobellus ruber, one region contains:
- a CDS encoding UvrD-helicase domain-containing protein yields the protein MTDFEPNDKQQELIDATSGIHVVDAGAGTGKTFTITRRYANLLQQDETEPDDILLITFTNNAAAEMKERVVANCDYSMSALRDAPINTFHGHCHELLLRDGFSAPTHLGVDDRITSSTRLLENEVVEEDRFREFISQFADEHPEHHDFLRVLRENTSLLEVIRELAAKGIFPTSDGWYRNGESYLDGDFEAFEELFETANEPNEGANGPTQSDLRDDLSGFERDRCFLPDAPAESELRDNYPSIDHEWADRAFDEERDALKAFVHDIYFEYIEFALRQNYLNFSFLQMFAFVLLCEDHALRESVQFDHVMVDEFQDTSEIQFKLALLLAGTDNLCVVGDWKQSIYGFQYASVDNIRQFEERLGNYKRELNSDSERVAFPVDDVTGIKLEKNYRSTQSILNFSRHSLGLPATSNEEVDLDIEDDITPLTATTDHDNSNIEAFTSDDECEAILTRVQEIVGNREYAVEGEDGELRPPSHEDIAVLTRTRRFGRELQSHAREYNIPVAYEGGVELFGTEQAILLLAWLRLLEDRHSKRGWAVVLEEAGYTLDEVKTILENESYPSNMLSFRERLASAETVGGIARLVFDRYGFEDAYADALVAVLQGTFDSTTHNRGAIVRFMEQSLEADATHDVDDNPGGDSITVQTIHAAKGLEHPIVILANINQYSFPPSGGGADRIRYEDPVGLRQTKHYADAHGRPHIYDNWRYRILSKCLNRDYDEERRLMYVAITRAESHVLFSAGSSPSPLFENLPLEPETVEPDVEAAGTTRTEQSRLQVSVPVPDIPAGQSPHSLMDDRVFSDVDEGRGIEFGNQVHDFAEQYAEGAVVEPSNKDERHVAEFLDSLDGELRAEENAYLPVTVGEQQVTISGIIDLLHVTAERVDIVDYKTDLGRHAESEYRKQLSVYYHVVRAAFPDSRVTTALFYTADGDRIEIDPLSKDEIVDLIDRDYAEAQPDGEEEPIIR from the coding sequence ATGACTGACTTCGAACCCAACGACAAACAGCAGGAGTTGATCGATGCCACGAGCGGCATTCACGTCGTGGACGCGGGTGCCGGCACGGGCAAGACGTTCACCATCACGCGTCGGTATGCGAACCTCCTGCAGCAGGACGAAACCGAACCGGACGATATCCTGCTGATCACGTTCACGAACAACGCTGCAGCAGAAATGAAGGAACGCGTCGTCGCGAACTGCGACTACTCGATGTCGGCGCTCCGGGACGCGCCCATCAACACGTTCCACGGACACTGTCACGAGTTACTGCTCCGGGATGGGTTCTCGGCTCCGACACACCTCGGGGTCGACGATCGGATCACGTCCTCGACGCGCCTGCTCGAAAACGAGGTGGTCGAGGAAGACCGGTTCCGGGAGTTCATATCGCAGTTTGCCGACGAGCATCCCGAACATCACGACTTCCTCCGTGTCCTCCGGGAGAACACGTCGCTGCTGGAAGTGATCCGCGAACTGGCTGCGAAAGGGATTTTCCCGACTTCCGATGGCTGGTACCGGAACGGAGAATCCTATCTCGATGGTGATTTCGAGGCTTTCGAGGAGCTATTCGAGACGGCAAACGAGCCGAACGAGGGCGCAAACGGGCCGACGCAGTCCGATTTGCGCGATGATCTGAGTGGATTCGAGCGTGACCGCTGTTTCCTTCCCGACGCCCCGGCCGAGTCAGAACTCCGGGACAACTACCCGAGTATCGACCACGAGTGGGCCGACCGTGCCTTCGACGAAGAGCGAGACGCGCTGAAGGCATTCGTCCACGACATCTATTTCGAGTACATCGAGTTCGCACTCCGCCAGAACTATCTGAACTTCAGTTTCCTCCAGATGTTCGCCTTCGTGTTGCTGTGTGAGGATCACGCGTTGCGGGAGTCAGTGCAGTTCGACCACGTGATGGTCGACGAGTTTCAGGACACCAGCGAAATTCAGTTCAAGCTCGCCCTGTTGCTCGCGGGAACGGACAACCTCTGCGTGGTGGGCGATTGGAAGCAGAGCATCTACGGGTTCCAGTATGCCTCGGTCGACAACATCCGTCAGTTCGAGGAACGCCTCGGAAACTACAAGCGGGAACTCAACAGCGATAGCGAACGGGTCGCGTTTCCCGTCGACGACGTGACCGGGATCAAGCTGGAGAAGAACTACCGCTCGACCCAGTCGATACTGAACTTTTCGAGGCACAGTCTCGGCTTGCCGGCGACGAGCAACGAGGAGGTCGACCTCGATATCGAGGACGACATCACACCGCTGACGGCCACCACCGACCACGACAACTCGAATATCGAGGCGTTCACGAGCGACGACGAGTGCGAGGCCATTCTGACGCGAGTGCAGGAGATCGTCGGCAATCGTGAGTACGCTGTCGAGGGCGAAGACGGTGAGTTGCGTCCTCCTTCTCACGAGGATATCGCGGTCTTGACCCGGACGCGTCGGTTCGGTCGTGAGCTGCAGAGTCACGCCCGTGAGTACAACATCCCGGTCGCCTACGAGGGCGGTGTCGAGCTGTTCGGCACCGAACAGGCGATCCTTCTGCTGGCGTGGTTGCGCCTCCTCGAAGACCGGCATTCAAAGCGCGGATGGGCGGTCGTGCTGGAAGAGGCAGGGTACACACTTGACGAGGTCAAGACGATTCTCGAGAACGAGTCGTATCCGTCGAATATGCTCTCGTTCCGGGAGCGGCTCGCCAGCGCCGAGACTGTTGGGGGGATCGCGCGGCTGGTGTTCGATCGATACGGCTTCGAGGACGCCTACGCGGATGCACTCGTGGCGGTATTGCAGGGAACGTTCGACAGCACGACCCACAACCGCGGGGCCATCGTTCGCTTCATGGAGCAGAGTCTGGAGGCCGACGCCACCCACGACGTGGACGACAACCCCGGTGGCGACTCGATAACCGTCCAGACGATCCACGCCGCGAAGGGCCTCGAACATCCGATCGTCATTCTGGCGAACATCAATCAGTACAGCTTCCCGCCGTCGGGTGGCGGAGCCGACAGAATTCGCTACGAGGATCCGGTTGGACTCCGGCAGACGAAACACTACGCGGATGCTCACGGACGCCCTCACATCTACGATAACTGGCGATATCGCATTCTCTCGAAGTGTCTCAACCGTGATTACGACGAGGAGCGCCGGCTGATGTACGTCGCGATCACCCGTGCTGAGAGCCACGTTCTGTTCTCTGCGGGTTCATCGCCCAGTCCGCTCTTCGAGAACCTGCCGCTGGAGCCCGAGACGGTCGAACCCGATGTGGAGGCGGCAGGGACAACGCGGACGGAACAGTCCCGGTTGCAGGTATCCGTTCCAGTCCCCGACATACCGGCCGGTCAGTCCCCACACTCGCTGATGGACGACCGCGTGTTCAGCGATGTTGACGAGGGTCGGGGGATCGAGTTCGGGAATCAGGTTCACGACTTCGCAGAACAGTATGCCGAGGGAGCGGTCGTCGAACCGTCGAACAAAGACGAACGGCACGTCGCCGAGTTTTTGGACTCCCTCGACGGCGAGTTGCGAGCCGAGGAGAACGCCTACCTCCCGGTGACGGTCGGGGAACAGCAGGTGACCATCTCGGGGATCATCGACCTGCTCCACGTCACCGCGGAGCGGGTCGACATCGTGGACTACAAGACCGACCTCGGTCGCCACGCCGAATCGGAGTACCGGAAGCAGTTGAGCGTCTATTATCACGTCGTTCGGGCCGCATTTCCCGACTCTCGCGTCACGACGGCTCTCTTCTACACTGCTGACGGCGACCGCATCGAGATTGATCCCCTCTCGAAGGACGAGATTGTCGACTTGATCGATCGGGACTATGCCGAAGCGCAGCCCGACGGCGAGGAAGAGCCCATCATTCGATAG